A single genomic interval of Chloracidobacterium validum harbors:
- a CDS encoding aspartyl protease family protein yields the protein MRNGELEAAEQTYRQALALDANAPTVRCGLAYVLIKNRQHAAAYEELRPLLQLPSKHSDALALSGLALVRAGLFRDGFESLKAALAIKRDNPIAIAGIAELACYENQLALAAQLISTAINESPEEPDYYLLAARIASRLENFYFAAESLRNFLRLAPKTDVERRERIEGVIRFYTYLGTSRINVVQEKAEAFIPFELRGRRPHINVRINGKGPFNFVLDTGASSCVISNETAAKIGVRSVAAGGYARAVGGNGMFPIVYGVLKSLEIGPIKLGTVPVYLRDIQSVTENGSRVDGFIGLSTLSDFAITLDYPQHLLGLRYAPREGTLKDGAEPAVSQGTTRLPFRVTESGLISLETQLDDGQILNFILDSGASASVVDQSVVERHNWQSKILSNQSVRIVGAAGAAEKVPVLQVNALRIYDLVRTDVRMPVIDMRRLNESSGFEQSGILGGDFLTHCRIEIDFRHQRIALTPTPNGIVKRQMDVPPTASSDPPRP from the coding sequence ATGCGGAACGGCGAGCTTGAAGCGGCGGAGCAGACCTACCGCCAAGCGTTGGCGCTAGACGCCAATGCGCCCACGGTTCGCTGCGGGTTGGCTTACGTCCTCATCAAGAATCGGCAGCATGCTGCGGCTTATGAAGAACTGCGTCCGTTGCTTCAACTACCATCGAAGCATAGTGACGCCCTGGCGCTTTCAGGACTGGCGCTCGTTCGGGCCGGTTTGTTTCGGGACGGTTTTGAGTCCCTGAAGGCGGCTTTGGCCATCAAGCGCGACAATCCGATTGCCATTGCCGGCATTGCCGAGCTGGCTTGCTATGAGAATCAACTTGCCTTGGCAGCCCAGCTTATCAGCACGGCCATCAACGAAAGCCCGGAAGAACCAGATTATTACCTGCTTGCCGCCCGCATTGCCTCGCGGTTGGAGAATTTCTACTTTGCGGCCGAATCTTTGCGAAACTTTCTGCGTCTTGCACCCAAGACCGACGTCGAGCGCCGGGAACGCATCGAGGGTGTCATCCGTTTTTATACCTACCTTGGAACGTCGCGCATCAACGTCGTTCAGGAAAAAGCCGAAGCGTTTATTCCCTTCGAGTTACGGGGGCGGCGTCCGCACATCAACGTACGGATCAATGGCAAGGGCCCGTTCAACTTCGTTCTGGACACCGGTGCCAGTTCTTGCGTGATTTCCAATGAAACGGCAGCCAAAATTGGTGTTCGCTCCGTGGCGGCGGGTGGCTATGCGCGCGCGGTTGGGGGGAACGGGATGTTTCCCATCGTGTATGGCGTGCTCAAGTCGCTCGAAATTGGACCCATCAAGCTGGGCACGGTGCCGGTCTATCTTCGAGATATTCAAAGCGTCACAGAAAATGGCAGCCGTGTGGACGGGTTCATCGGGCTTTCAACGTTATCTGACTTTGCCATCACACTGGACTATCCACAGCACTTGCTAGGCTTGCGCTATGCGCCCCGGGAGGGCACGCTCAAGGATGGGGCGGAACCAGCCGTTAGCCAGGGAACAACGCGCTTGCCTTTCCGCGTCACGGAAAGCGGACTCATCAGCCTGGAAACACAACTCGATGACGGGCAAATCCTGAACTTTATTCTGGATTCGGGAGCGAGCGCCTCGGTCGTTGATCAGTCGGTCGTTGAACGCCACAACTGGCAATCGAAAATTCTCTCCAACCAGAGCGTGCGGATTGTCGGCGCTGCCGGAGCCGCGGAGAAAGTGCCGGTGCTTCAGGTCAATGCTCTCCGCATTTATGACTTGGTGCGAACAGATGTGCGGATGCCGGTGATTGACATGCGCCGGTTGAACGAGTCGTCTGGTTTCGAGCAGAGCGGTATTTTAGGCGGGGATTTCCTCACGCACTGTCGAATCGAGATTGATTTTCGCCACCAGCGGATTGCGTTGACGCCAACGCCAAACGGCATCGTCAAGCGCCAGATGGATGTGCCGCCAACGGCCAGCAGCGATCCACCACGTCCCTGA
- a CDS encoding zinc ribbon domain-containing protein, whose amino-acid sequence MKIICPECQTEAAPGMKFCRNCGEKLPENGTPSDSAATVIGTALPPPDSVQTVVNAAVAPPKPPPDALKTVVGQAITPPNPSPDALKTVVGQAVMPPKPSPDALKTVVGQAVTPPKPSPDALKTVVGQAVTPPTPAPEALKAVGGASAPSSLGEAPQAVRPTPESTSVAHGEDSADRSGNRFVYFILVLAVLGFLAGLAIFLTVYVFGEKPNPVPAATKIGTEILDSSITRLELCSFRTLPNEPDSFDAQTVANTFPPGIRAVAVRVTGQPPVNGDYRIVWRRLESPAPLMAQSIQSFTDTQQAVRLLYQPDGKPLPAGNYAVEIQDSDRPLARAYFTIGSAANQPT is encoded by the coding sequence ATGAAAATCATCTGCCCTGAATGTCAAACCGAAGCCGCGCCGGGCATGAAGTTTTGCCGGAACTGCGGCGAGAAATTACCAGAGAACGGGACTCCGTCAGATTCGGCAGCAACCGTCATCGGCACAGCCTTGCCTCCGCCCGACAGTGTCCAGACGGTTGTCAACGCTGCCGTTGCGCCGCCAAAACCGCCACCAGATGCGCTCAAAACCGTGGTCGGGCAGGCAATCACGCCGCCCAACCCCTCGCCAGATGCCCTCAAAACGGTGGTTGGGCAGGCGGTCATGCCACCCAAACCCTCACCAGACGCCCTCAAAACCGTAGTTGGGCAGGCAGTCACGCCGCCCAAACCCTCACCAGATGCCCTCAAAACCGTGGTCGGGCAGGCGGTCACACCGCCTACCCCCGCGCCCGAAGCTCTCAAGGCCGTAGGCGGGGCGTCTGCACCCAGCTCGTTAGGTGAAGCTCCGCAGGCAGTTCGGCCAACGCCGGAAAGCACGTCTGTGGCACATGGGGAGGATTCCGCCGACCGGAGCGGCAATCGTTTCGTTTACTTTATTCTGGTGCTGGCCGTTCTTGGCTTTCTGGCCGGGCTGGCCATATTTCTGACGGTTTATGTCTTTGGTGAAAAGCCCAATCCGGTTCCGGCAGCGACCAAAATCGGCACGGAGATTCTGGATTCCTCCATTACGCGGCTTGAGCTGTGCAGCTTTCGGACACTTCCAAATGAGCCGGATTCGTTTGATGCGCAAACTGTCGCCAATACGTTCCCGCCTGGCATTCGGGCCGTTGCCGTCCGAGTAACCGGACAGCCCCCAGTGAACGGTGATTACCGGATTGTTTGGCGACGACTTGAGTCACCGGCACCGTTGATGGCGCAGTCCATCCAATCCTTCACAGACACGCAACAGGCGGTTCGGTTGCTGTATCAGCCAGACGGCAAGCCACTCCCAGCCGGGAACTATGCGGTTGAAATCCAAGACAGTGACCGCCCGTTGGCGCGCGCCTATTTCACCATTGGCAGCGCAGCCAACCAACCGACATAG
- a CDS encoding cation transporter, whose product MASCCNHEVAIETLRGRQRRTLQITLAINAVMFGVIAGAALYGRSTALLADSLDNLGDALTYGLSLYVVSRDRTAKAWVALFKGGLIFLAAVGVGAQIVQRLISPAVPLFEVMGLFSLLGLAANGTCLWLLWQHRQEDINMSSVWECSRNDVAANISVLAAAGLVWLTGRAWPDLIIASGLVLLLLHSASRVLVSSVGELRAAASQRPSANS is encoded by the coding sequence ATGGCAAGCTGCTGTAATCACGAAGTCGCCATTGAAACACTGCGCGGTCGCCAGCGCCGGACGCTGCAAATCACACTCGCCATCAATGCGGTGATGTTTGGTGTCATTGCGGGAGCGGCGCTGTACGGGCGCTCGACCGCCCTGTTGGCCGATAGCCTGGACAATCTGGGGGATGCCCTGACCTACGGACTGAGTCTCTATGTGGTGTCGCGGGATCGAACCGCCAAAGCCTGGGTGGCTCTGTTCAAGGGCGGCCTGATTTTCCTCGCGGCGGTTGGGGTTGGGGCGCAAATCGTCCAGCGCCTCATCTCTCCGGCCGTCCCACTGTTTGAAGTGATGGGATTGTTCAGCCTGCTTGGTCTCGCTGCAAACGGTACTTGCTTATGGTTGCTCTGGCAGCACCGGCAGGAAGACATCAATATGAGTTCTGTTTGGGAGTGTTCCCGCAATGACGTCGCCGCCAATATCTCCGTGCTGGCCGCGGCCGGGTTGGTGTGGCTGACCGGCCGGGCGTGGCCAGACCTGATTATCGCCAGCGGACTAGTTTTGCTCTTGCTTCACTCAGCCAGCCGGGTTCTCGTTTCATCCGTCGGTGAGTTACGCGCTGCGGCAAGTCAGCGCCCCTCGGCGAACTCCTGA
- a CDS encoding ArsA family ATPase: MRIVTYFGKGGVGKTTLSVATALACAARGHKTLLMSVTAGHNLGDVIGTSIGHAPTSIAPNLDAREVSAMMEMRAQWSQVQDYVATILRGIGTGKSAYVQEVVLFPALEELTTMTEIWRAISEGSYDVVVVDTPPTAGMMTLLAGPEGLKWLLSSVETWYRRLSLLATPVMQALFPSRNPMDMLPEVSKRVSEMRAALVNPEVTSHRLVTQPEPLAVTDGFRLATYHYLYECPVDRVFVNRVNAQSPVQKEGMALLKRKADGLPVIEIPEQAEALIGLSALTTLAEQIFKTQDPLEHSAPAPLMTLEPGSDGQSALKLKLPNLELERLDLVTRAGELVLEIGHFKRNIALPPEVRSKEAVGADYSGDTLTITFA, encoded by the coding sequence ATGCGGATCGTGACGTATTTTGGCAAGGGCGGCGTCGGGAAAACCACGCTGTCAGTGGCCACCGCGCTCGCCTGCGCGGCCCGCGGCCACAAGACGCTACTGATGAGCGTCACCGCCGGACACAATCTCGGCGATGTCATCGGAACTTCAATCGGGCACGCCCCAACCTCGATTGCTCCCAATCTGGATGCGCGCGAAGTCAGCGCCATGATGGAAATGCGCGCGCAGTGGTCGCAGGTGCAGGACTATGTCGCCACGATTTTGCGCGGAATTGGCACGGGCAAATCGGCTTATGTGCAGGAAGTCGTCCTGTTTCCGGCGCTTGAAGAGCTGACGACCATGACCGAAATTTGGCGTGCGATCAGCGAGGGAAGCTATGACGTGGTCGTGGTGGATACGCCACCGACGGCCGGGATGATGACCCTGCTGGCCGGGCCGGAAGGCCTCAAGTGGTTGCTTTCAAGCGTTGAAACCTGGTACCGCCGCCTGTCGCTGTTGGCGACGCCGGTCATGCAGGCGCTGTTCCCAAGCCGAAACCCAATGGACATGCTCCCGGAGGTGAGCAAGCGGGTGAGCGAAATGCGGGCAGCGCTGGTCAATCCAGAGGTGACTTCCCACCGACTCGTAACCCAACCAGAACCGCTGGCCGTGACGGATGGCTTTCGACTTGCAACGTATCACTATCTTTACGAATGTCCGGTTGATCGGGTCTTTGTCAATCGCGTCAATGCACAGTCGCCGGTCCAGAAGGAAGGCATGGCGCTCCTCAAGCGCAAGGCGGACGGGCTGCCGGTCATCGAGATTCCGGAGCAAGCGGAAGCCCTCATCGGTCTTTCGGCGCTCACCACTCTGGCCGAGCAGATTTTCAAAACCCAGGACCCACTTGAACACAGCGCACCGGCGCCACTGATGACGCTTGAACCGGGTTCGGATGGACAGTCGGCCCTCAAGCTGAAGTTGCCCAATCTTGAGTTGGAACGGCTTGACTTGGTGACCCGAGCTGGCGAGCTTGTACTTGAAATCGGACACTTCAAGCGCAACATTGCGCTGCCGCCGGAAGTGCGGAGTAAAGAAGCCGTTGGGGCCGATTACAGCGGCGACACCCTGACCATTACCTTTGCTTGA
- a CDS encoding SpoIIE family protein phosphatase, translated as MIWLWLGWLSSQGSVFALESFSPEHLARSLRLEQPISLDGRWRFQTGDDLRWAMSSWDDIPWPQISVAQSWGKQGYRGYAGVAWYRRTVPLPPAAPGSGTGLGLALAGVDWASYEVFVNGHLVGRFGRWAATDAFAIPHPQYFFVPAEVIVPDQPLVIAIRFWQLPASMRRTPQGGGFEGGLFLLGNATQVGQAVHLAIAERKQAQVGDLVLALVFLLAGFFHLLFFLRRRSQREYFWFGLFAILFGLNWYGAGARWWASEWIDYVTLWRLNSFTIAIFLVPQACFLWTLFGRKMGWFVKAYLWLLTLSAITVVIIPGVTFSLLTSTPRVLLALLFPLLSVILVVVEARRGNPEARTIGIGLLISVACSLNDILGVRLGLYATVSLAHVGLGAILLSMALSLANRFARVYGELDALNHNLEDKVRQRTAVIAQQRDALEQKQVELTASLTYAQRIQQALLPGADDLARIGGCGAFVFFLPRDIVSGDFYWIHHTAHGVYVGVGDCTGHGVPGAFMALIGIDLLNRLVVDTPAPGLLLERLDLAVRRALRQEQNSPAATDDGMEVALCYIEHGTARLIFAGARRPLYVVPMDGALQEIKGTRRSIGGDRRGQRRAFLEWSAQLSTIRAFYLASDGFTDQNGVLASRNFGTNRFRALLERLAALPPAVQQAELVQTFEQYRQEAAQRDDVTVLGVQWQA; from the coding sequence ATGATCTGGCTCTGGTTGGGCTGGCTGTCTTCACAGGGCAGCGTGTTCGCACTCGAGTCGTTCTCGCCAGAGCATCTTGCGCGCAGCTTACGGTTAGAGCAACCAATATCACTGGATGGACGGTGGCGATTTCAAACCGGCGACGACCTGCGTTGGGCAATGTCGTCCTGGGATGACATCCCTTGGCCCCAGATCAGCGTTGCGCAGTCGTGGGGTAAGCAAGGCTATCGCGGGTATGCCGGCGTGGCCTGGTACCGCCGAACCGTGCCGTTACCGCCGGCCGCCCCCGGTTCGGGCACCGGGCTGGGGTTGGCGCTCGCCGGTGTGGACTGGGCAAGTTATGAAGTCTTTGTGAATGGTCACTTGGTCGGGCGCTTCGGGCGTTGGGCTGCCACCGATGCTTTTGCCATTCCCCATCCACAGTACTTCTTCGTGCCGGCTGAGGTCATCGTGCCGGACCAGCCGCTGGTCATTGCCATCCGTTTTTGGCAACTCCCGGCGAGTATGCGCCGAACTCCCCAGGGTGGCGGTTTTGAGGGCGGGCTTTTTCTGCTCGGAAATGCGACGCAGGTTGGGCAGGCGGTCCACCTGGCCATCGCGGAACGCAAGCAAGCGCAGGTAGGTGATTTGGTGCTTGCGCTCGTTTTTCTGCTGGCCGGGTTTTTTCACTTGCTCTTCTTTTTGCGTCGCCGTTCACAGCGGGAATACTTCTGGTTTGGTCTCTTTGCCATCCTGTTTGGTCTCAACTGGTACGGTGCCGGCGCCCGCTGGTGGGCTTCGGAGTGGATTGATTACGTGACGCTGTGGCGGCTCAACAGCTTTACGATAGCTATTTTCCTTGTGCCGCAGGCTTGCTTTCTCTGGACACTCTTTGGGCGGAAGATGGGGTGGTTCGTCAAGGCTTACCTGTGGTTGCTCACGCTGTCAGCCATCACGGTGGTCATCATTCCAGGGGTGACGTTTTCGCTTTTGACCTCGACGCCGCGGGTGTTGTTGGCGTTGTTGTTTCCGCTCCTGTCAGTGATACTGGTCGTTGTCGAAGCCAGACGGGGCAACCCAGAAGCGCGAACCATCGGCATCGGACTCCTGATCTCAGTCGCTTGCAGCCTGAACGACATCCTGGGCGTGCGACTGGGTCTCTATGCCACGGTTTCGCTTGCCCACGTTGGTTTGGGAGCGATTTTGCTCTCGATGGCCCTGTCGCTGGCTAACCGTTTTGCCCGTGTGTACGGTGAACTCGATGCCCTAAACCACAATCTCGAAGACAAGGTCCGGCAACGGACGGCAGTGATCGCGCAGCAGCGCGATGCGCTTGAGCAAAAGCAAGTCGAACTCACCGCCAGCCTGACCTACGCGCAACGCATCCAGCAGGCGTTGTTGCCGGGAGCCGATGACCTGGCGCGGATCGGCGGCTGTGGGGCATTTGTTTTCTTTCTTCCGCGTGACATCGTCAGTGGTGATTTTTACTGGATTCACCACACCGCCCACGGCGTATATGTGGGCGTCGGTGACTGTACCGGTCACGGGGTTCCCGGAGCCTTCATGGCGCTCATCGGCATTGACCTGCTCAACCGGCTGGTCGTGGACACGCCCGCGCCAGGACTTTTGCTTGAACGCCTTGACCTAGCAGTTCGCCGCGCCCTGCGGCAGGAGCAAAACAGCCCGGCGGCAACCGACGATGGCATGGAAGTCGCCCTTTGTTACATCGAGCACGGCACCGCGCGCCTGATCTTTGCCGGAGCGCGCCGCCCGCTGTATGTCGTGCCGATGGATGGCGCTTTGCAGGAAATCAAAGGCACGCGCCGCAGCATTGGTGGCGACCGGCGCGGACAACGTCGGGCTTTCTTGGAATGGTCAGCCCAACTCAGCACCATTCGCGCTTTTTACCTTGCCAGTGATGGCTTCACGGATCAAAACGGCGTACTTGCTTCCCGAAACTTCGGGACCAATCGTTTCCGTGCGCTGCTCGAACGGCTTGCCGCGCTGCCCCCGGCCGTTCAGCAAGCCGAGTTGGTTCAAACGTTTGAGCAGTACCGTCAAGAGGCTGCCCAGCGGGATGATGTCACGGTGCTTGGCGTGCAGTGGCAAGCGTAG
- a CDS encoding glycosyltransferase family 2 protein has translation MPSLAVVIIARNEAARLPAALDSVDWADERIVVVDASTTDDTAEVAASHGARAVLHPFTGYAAQRNFGDTLTTCDWVFCLDADERATPQLRDVIGQALRAPSPYTAFTVRRRNRYLGHWVRHGGWYPDRQLRLYRRGAGVWRGEFIHESFKAEGSVGHLDGDIDHEAITSLADHQSKMNRYTDLAAQALRASGTSIPLWKLLLWPPATFFKTYLLKRGCLDGFAGLCIAWFAAHYVFLKYAKARTLAAPNDGVHSTNDAAGEQGREKRRSPVLH, from the coding sequence ATGCCTTCCCTTGCCGTCGTCATCATTGCCCGGAATGAAGCAGCTCGGTTACCCGCCGCGCTCGACTCGGTGGACTGGGCCGACGAGCGAATCGTTGTGGTGGACGCTTCGACGACAGACGACACGGCTGAGGTCGCGGCTTCACATGGCGCGCGCGCTGTTTTACATCCCTTCACTGGCTACGCGGCTCAACGCAACTTCGGCGACACGCTCACCACTTGCGACTGGGTCTTTTGCCTGGATGCCGATGAGCGGGCAACGCCCCAGCTACGTGACGTTATTGGTCAGGCTTTGCGCGCACCGTCTCCCTATACGGCTTTCACGGTCCGCCGCCGCAATCGTTACCTGGGTCACTGGGTACGACACGGCGGCTGGTATCCAGACCGGCAACTACGTCTTTACCGGCGTGGTGCGGGAGTGTGGCGCGGTGAGTTCATCCATGAATCTTTCAAAGCGGAGGGTTCGGTCGGGCATCTCGATGGGGACATTGACCATGAGGCTATCACTTCCCTTGCCGACCACCAGTCCAAAATGAACCGCTATACCGACCTGGCCGCCCAGGCGCTACGGGCTTCGGGAACGTCCATACCACTCTGGAAGCTGTTGCTTTGGCCACCGGCAACATTTTTCAAAACATACCTCCTGAAGCGCGGCTGCCTCGATGGGTTTGCCGGCTTGTGTATTGCCTGGTTCGCCGCGCACTACGTGTTTCTAAAATATGCCAAAGCGCGGACTCTCGCCGCGCCAAACGACGGTGTACACTCGACTAACGATGCAGCGGGTGAACAGGGGCGCGAAAAACGCCGCTCGCCGGTGCTACACTAG
- a CDS encoding Uma2 family endonuclease: MPILSELALPTMDDLPSEFEGEEALPDEFHAFLAYLLIETFRPPKFLPDRYFSALDMYLYYQAQPTLHGLRPDWFGVVDVPLLREGRQRTSFVVWEEKATPLIIVEALSPGTTRNDLGRGALPAQDSPTKWEVYEQHLKVPYYVTVNHHRRPAEVRFFRHDGVGLREVTSGEGRLWLPEAGLGIGIWRGRFKRLEGDWVRFYDAEGRWLPTDEERAAAEQAAKERERAEKELAWRQAEQERLAKEAALAREQQERAEKERLAAKLRTLGIDPETP; the protein is encoded by the coding sequence ATGCCGATTTTATCCGAGTTGGCGCTTCCGACCATGGATGACCTCCCCAGCGAGTTTGAAGGAGAGGAAGCCTTGCCTGACGAGTTTCACGCTTTCCTGGCTTACTTGCTCATCGAGACCTTCCGTCCCCCCAAGTTCCTCCCCGACCGCTACTTCTCGGCACTCGACATGTATCTCTACTACCAGGCGCAGCCGACCTTGCACGGGCTGCGTCCCGACTGGTTTGGCGTCGTGGATGTGCCGCTGCTGCGCGAGGGGCGGCAGCGGACGAGCTTCGTGGTGTGGGAGGAAAAGGCCACGCCGCTCATCATCGTGGAGGCGCTTTCGCCCGGCACGACGCGGAATGACCTTGGCCGGGGGGCGTTGCCGGCGCAGGACAGCCCGACGAAGTGGGAGGTGTATGAGCAGCATTTGAAAGTACCGTACTACGTGACGGTGAATCACCATCGGCGGCCGGCGGAGGTGCGGTTTTTCCGGCACGATGGGGTTGGGTTGCGGGAGGTGACGAGTGGGGAGGGGCGGCTGTGGTTGCCGGAAGCCGGGTTGGGGATCGGGATTTGGCGCGGGCGGTTCAAGCGGCTGGAGGGAGATTGGGTGAGGTTTTACGATGCGGAGGGACGGTGGCTACCGACGGACGAGGAGCGGGCGGCGGCGGAACAGGCGGCAAAGGAGCGCGAACGAGCAGAGAAAGAACTGGCTTGGCGGCAAGCCGAGCAGGAGCGATTGGCGAAGGAAGCGGCTCTAGCGCGCGAGCAACAAGAACGAGCTGAGAAAGAACGCCTGGCGGCGAAGCTCCGCACGCTGGGCATTGACCCAGAAACCCCGTGA
- a CDS encoding Uma2 family endonuclease: MPALSELALPTMDDLPSEFEGEEALPDEFHAFLAYLLIETFRPPKFLPDRYFSALDMYLYYQAQPTLHGLRPDWFGVVDVPLLRDGRQRTSFVVWEEKATPLIIVEALSPGTTRNDLGRGALPAQDGPTKWEVYERHLKVPYYVTVNHHRRPAEVRFFRHDGVGLREVTSGEGRLWLPEAGLGIGVWRGRFKRLEGDWVRFYDAEGRWLPTDEERAAAEQAAKERERAEKERERAEKEAAWRQAERERAEKERERAEKERERAEKERLAAKLRALGVDPMD, encoded by the coding sequence ATGCCTGCCTTATCTGAGTTGGCGCTGCCGACCATGGATGACCTCCCCAGCGAGTTTGAAGGAGAGGAAGCCTTGCCCGACGAGTTTCACGCTTTCCTGGCTTACTTGCTCATCGAGACCTTCCGTCCCCCCAAGTTCCTCCCCGACCGCTACTTCTCGGCACTCGACATGTATCTCTACTACCAGGCGCAGCCGACCTTGCACGGGCTGCGTCCCGACTGGTTTGGCGTCGTGGACGTGCCGCTGCTGCGCGATGGGCGGCAGCGGACAAGCTTCGTGGTGTGGGAGGAAAAGGCCACGCCGCTCATCATCGTGGAGGCGCTTTCGCCCGGCACGACGCGGAATGACCTTGGCCGGGGGGCGTTGCCGGCGCAGGACGGCCCGACGAAGTGGGAGGTGTATGAGCGGCATTTGAAAGTACCGTACTACGTGACGGTGAATCATCATCGGCGGCCGGCGGAGGTGCGGTTTTTCCGGCACGATGGGGTTGGGTTGCGGGAGGTGACGAGTGGGGAGGGGCGGCTGTGGCTGCCGGAAGCCGGGTTGGGGATTGGGGTTTGGCGTGGGCGGTTCAAGCGGTTGGAGGGGGACTGGGTGAGGTTTTACGACGCGGAGGGACGGTGGCTACCGACGGACGAGGAGCGGGCGGCGGCGGAGCAGGCGGCAAAGGAACGGGAGCGCGCGGAGAAAGAACGCGAGCGTGCCGAGAAAGAGGCAGCCTGGCGGCAAGCCGAACGGGAGCGCGCCGAGAAAGAGCGTGAGCGTGCCGAGAAAGAGCGTGAGCGTGCCGAGAAGGAACGCCTAGCGGCAAAGCTTCGCGCCCTGGGTGTTGACCCGATGGACTGA
- a CDS encoding glycosyltransferase family protein yields the protein MSGVSGRSDTTWGIALASLLVGGLTLVGVYAAGWHNLYGDGQAHLAIARKLVDAPPGASLWERYIQLGSPWLPLPHVLAAPLTASDRLWRTGLAGSLVSLVSFVVAATFLFHLAADLTQSRMAAAVGWLAFVLNPSLLYVQTTPLTEPLFLAVLLGNAWYLHRWMVEPRRALLIRAAFWGLLAILTRYEGWVLLPAGLVIVAWRTPHRGWLRLVDGGVWLGIAGSGVVYWLWHNWAIYGRPLEFLDGLYSARGYFTRHREALSYLSFVVGHPLYAGIVLGVTVVICATPMTTALGLVGFGTVIVNVAQARNVAQNRCRMGATAIVLALLALPPLFTGYSLYSGNIQIYPLFLNNRYGLGALPVLGLGVAVSVAALQQRFPDWRWKVVLLGGSLCLGQSVWLLRDGVYQLSVFQEAYRVQFAPIGRERHALAQFLRSQSITSKVALFAGELSSVIAEGGLSYAQVVHEGSQSWHGLASSIPATVDWLVVGRGDALDVKLQQRPEGYEAFSTVWVSERGTFTVLRRHSSAGRTRQ from the coding sequence GTGTCCGGCGTCAGCGGACGGTCTGACACAACGTGGGGTATTGCACTTGCTTCGTTGCTCGTCGGTGGACTTACCCTGGTTGGGGTGTATGCTGCTGGGTGGCATAACCTGTATGGCGATGGGCAAGCGCACTTGGCAATTGCCCGCAAACTGGTGGATGCGCCGCCCGGCGCATCCCTGTGGGAGCGGTACATCCAACTGGGGAGTCCATGGCTTCCTCTGCCACACGTCTTGGCCGCGCCGCTGACAGCCTCCGATCGGCTGTGGCGGACGGGGCTTGCCGGAAGCTTGGTTTCACTGGTCTCTTTTGTTGTTGCGGCCACGTTCCTCTTTCATTTGGCGGCTGACCTCACCCAATCCCGAATGGCCGCCGCCGTTGGTTGGCTGGCTTTCGTACTCAATCCTTCGCTGCTATACGTGCAGACCACGCCACTGACCGAGCCGCTGTTTCTAGCCGTTTTGCTTGGGAATGCCTGGTATCTGCATCGCTGGATGGTCGAGCCGCGGCGCGCCCTGCTCATCAGGGCTGCCTTCTGGGGGTTGTTGGCCATCCTCACCCGCTACGAAGGCTGGGTTTTACTCCCGGCTGGTCTCGTGATTGTGGCCTGGCGAACGCCACATCGCGGCTGGTTACGGCTCGTGGATGGCGGAGTCTGGTTGGGGATTGCCGGCAGCGGTGTCGTGTATTGGTTGTGGCATAACTGGGCGATTTATGGACGACCGCTGGAGTTCCTCGATGGCCTCTATTCAGCCCGTGGCTACTTCACGCGCCACCGGGAGGCGTTGAGCTACTTGAGTTTCGTCGTTGGGCATCCGCTCTATGCTGGAATCGTGTTGGGCGTCACCGTTGTCATCTGCGCGACGCCAATGACGACGGCGCTTGGCCTCGTTGGTTTCGGAACCGTCATCGTCAATGTCGCACAAGCCCGCAATGTCGCGCAAAACCGCTGCCGGATGGGGGCGACAGCGATTGTGCTGGCACTCTTGGCGCTACCGCCGCTGTTTACTGGCTACAGCCTGTATTCGGGCAATATCCAGATCTATCCGCTCTTTTTGAACAATCGCTATGGCTTGGGGGCGCTTCCGGTACTTGGACTTGGGGTTGCCGTGAGTGTCGCCGCACTCCAGCAGCGTTTTCCTGATTGGCGATGGAAGGTCGTGCTCTTGGGCGGCTCGCTTTGCCTAGGGCAGTCGGTGTGGCTGCTACGGGATGGGGTGTATCAGCTTTCCGTGTTTCAAGAAGCCTACCGGGTACAGTTTGCGCCGATTGGTCGTGAACGCCACGCGCTGGCGCAGTTTTTACGGTCTCAGTCCATCACTTCCAAGGTCGCGCTTTTCGCCGGAGAGTTGTCGTCGGTCATTGCCGAAGGTGGGTTGTCTTATGCTCAGGTGGTTCACGAAGGCAGCCAGTCCTGGCATGGGCTGGCGTCGTCCATCCCGGCGACGGTGGACTGGCTGGTTGTCGGGCGCGGCGATGCGCTGGACGTGAAGCTTCAGCAGCGTCCGGAAGGATATGAAGCCTTTTCCACCGTGTGGGTCTCCGAGCGGGGAACGTTTACCGTGCTGCGCCGCCATTCATCGGCTGGGCGCACCCGCCAGTGA